A region from the Halobellus litoreus genome encodes:
- a CDS encoding LVIVD repeat-containing protein, with protein MTRRRDVLRAGGALFGAGVALGGTDALAERRGYRGASTARAHPGPYEPYGSIDVEGAKEAVVGPDGDVAFLATTSGYAAVDVSVPDRPRLLADVREPLAERDSGPLRGVFDVKLDATDPGTLVVVGPANPLPGALAGALVVDVNDPENPERRAFHETPFPIHNCFVRDGVAYLTGNDGDRNPLILLDVETGAELGRWALEDAAPSWGEVPSTLRSVHDVFVRHTTAFVAMWDAGTWILDVSDPESPTAVGSLGGGDPAAFADLSRSAARREATLPPGNHHYVATDESGTLLAVGRESWGIRTDGAEDPQTAGEKGDSPETEADGDASAETTSPDGTVSPDASDGGPSGIDLWDVSDPASPEPKATIPAPPSPDPTYGGVWTTAHNFEVAGGVLYASWYQGGVTRHDVSDPGSPERVSWWRDPNEAKFWTARLARAGDRKGFFVASSMGVGDAPARLYTFPDHAGEQADPPGVLPDRSPTPVAGVETRSADPPLTTGAGAASATTESRPSAGVGIGAPGFGVAAGVTGLALAAWRLAGRAREE; from the coding sequence GTGACGCGTCGACGCGACGTTCTACGCGCCGGCGGCGCGCTGTTCGGAGCGGGCGTCGCACTGGGCGGAACGGACGCGCTGGCCGAGCGCCGCGGGTATCGGGGCGCGTCGACGGCGAGGGCTCATCCCGGACCGTACGAACCGTACGGTTCGATCGACGTCGAGGGCGCGAAGGAGGCGGTGGTCGGTCCCGACGGCGACGTGGCGTTCCTCGCGACGACCAGCGGGTACGCCGCCGTCGACGTCTCCGTCCCGGACCGCCCCCGACTTCTCGCGGACGTGCGCGAACCGCTCGCAGAGCGCGACAGCGGGCCGCTCCGCGGCGTCTTCGACGTGAAACTCGACGCGACCGACCCGGGGACGCTCGTCGTCGTCGGCCCGGCGAACCCGCTGCCCGGCGCGCTCGCGGGGGCGCTCGTCGTCGACGTGAACGACCCGGAGAATCCCGAACGACGGGCGTTCCACGAGACGCCGTTTCCGATTCACAACTGCTTCGTCCGCGACGGCGTCGCCTACCTCACCGGCAACGACGGCGATCGAAATCCGCTGATCCTCCTGGACGTCGAGACGGGCGCGGAACTCGGCCGCTGGGCGCTCGAAGACGCCGCTCCGTCCTGGGGCGAGGTTCCGAGCACGCTGCGGAGCGTCCACGACGTGTTCGTTCGCCACACGACCGCGTTCGTCGCGATGTGGGACGCCGGCACCTGGATCCTCGACGTCTCCGACCCCGAATCTCCGACCGCCGTGGGCAGCCTCGGCGGCGGCGACCCCGCGGCGTTCGCGGACCTGTCGCGCTCGGCGGCCCGCCGCGAGGCGACCCTGCCGCCGGGAAACCACCACTACGTCGCGACCGACGAGTCCGGGACGCTCCTGGCCGTCGGCCGCGAGTCGTGGGGGATCCGAACGGACGGAGCAGAGGACCCGCAGACGGCGGGGGAGAAAGGCGATAGTCCGGAGACGGAGGCGGACGGGGACGCATCCGCGGAAACGACGTCCCCGGACGGAACCGTCTCGCCGGACGCCTCCGACGGCGGGCCGTCGGGCATCGACCTCTGGGACGTCTCCGATCCCGCCTCGCCCGAACCGAAGGCGACGATTCCGGCACCGCCGTCGCCGGACCCGACGTACGGCGGCGTGTGGACCACCGCGCACAACTTCGAGGTCGCGGGCGGCGTCCTCTACGCGTCGTGGTACCAGGGCGGCGTCACGCGCCACGACGTCTCCGATCCCGGGTCACCGGAGCGGGTCTCGTGGTGGCGCGATCCGAACGAGGCGAAGTTCTGGACCGCGCGGCTGGCCCGGGCCGGCGACCGGAAGGGGTTCTTCGTCGCGAGCAGTATGGGCGTCGGCGACGCCCCCGCTCGGCTGTACACGTTTCCCGATCACGCCGGCGAGCAGGCCGATCCGCCCGGAGTGCTGCCGGATCGGTCGCCGACGCCGGTCGCCGGGGTCGAGACGCGGTCCGCGGACCCGCCCCTGACGACCGGAGCGGGGGCGGCGTCGGCGACGACGGAGTCCCGCCCGTCGGCGGGCGTCGGCATCGGCGCGCCCGGGTTCGGCGTCGCGGCGGGTGTCACCGGCCTCGCGCTGGCGGCCTGGCGGCTGGCAGGGCGGGCACGGGAGGAGTGA
- a CDS encoding NifU family protein gives MTDSEDSLRRRVETWMVGQMPIIQMHGGESVVRKADPDSGEVVVELGGACAGCGISNITADNIKADLLMEFEEIEDVRVKVPSAGDHGNSTVEGGRGGELQYGTDDPGHF, from the coding sequence ATGACCGATTCCGAGGACTCGCTCCGGCGGCGCGTCGAGACGTGGATGGTCGGGCAGATGCCGATCATCCAGATGCACGGCGGCGAGAGCGTCGTCCGGAAGGCCGACCCCGACAGCGGCGAGGTCGTCGTCGAACTGGGCGGGGCCTGCGCCGGGTGCGGCATCTCGAACATCACCGCGGACAACATCAAAGCGGACCTGCTGATGGAGTTCGAGGAAATCGAGGACGTCCGCGTCAAAGTCCCCAGCGCCGGGGATCACGGGAACAGCACCGTCGAGGGCGGTCGCGGCGGCGAACTGCAGTACGGCACCGACGACCCCGGCCACTTCTGA
- a CDS encoding DUF5787 family protein, producing the protein MADADTPREFAFELALCAHLEETTEWILGRQLGAAVDRSGRRIVDVVGVVPGPDFDDRARITDRTIPIRAIESDVGVGTSVPRNRTVRNSSELHDSVVDAAVDAGFFATERHDGREFLRQTARYPDSWFAGLVGIENKPDLGAPGDLARQLRTDVSLGLFEEVVLATESHVTRAHLNRIPEEVGVWRFDPETGRREEIREATALATGGPGVELVDERPLRTDVALVDGDGKARARTRVAERAYGKGWRTYDLPACAHAESTADGRPRCAEFERIVDPSRACGAACSARDPGTRPDVDADELRDERTPWRRDPPGVVRRQAGLDRFG; encoded by the coding sequence GTGGCCGACGCCGACACGCCGCGGGAGTTCGCCTTCGAACTCGCACTCTGTGCGCACCTCGAAGAGACGACCGAGTGGATCCTCGGTCGGCAACTGGGCGCGGCCGTCGATCGATCGGGTCGGCGCATCGTCGACGTCGTCGGCGTCGTGCCCGGCCCCGACTTCGACGACCGAGCGCGGATCACCGATCGGACGATTCCGATCAGGGCCATCGAGAGCGACGTCGGCGTCGGAACGAGCGTTCCGCGAAACCGGACCGTTCGCAACTCCTCCGAACTCCACGACTCGGTCGTCGACGCCGCCGTCGACGCCGGGTTCTTCGCGACGGAGCGGCACGACGGTCGGGAGTTCCTCCGACAGACGGCTCGATACCCCGACTCGTGGTTCGCTGGGCTCGTCGGCATCGAGAACAAGCCCGACCTCGGAGCGCCCGGGGACCTCGCCAGACAGCTCAGAACGGACGTCTCGCTCGGGCTGTTCGAGGAGGTCGTCCTGGCGACCGAGAGCCACGTGACGCGCGCCCACCTGAATCGGATCCCCGAGGAAGTCGGCGTGTGGCGGTTCGATCCCGAGACTGGACGGCGTGAGGAGATCCGCGAGGCGACGGCGCTCGCGACCGGCGGCCCGGGCGTCGAACTCGTCGACGAGCGGCCGCTTCGGACCGACGTCGCGCTCGTCGACGGCGACGGGAAAGCGCGGGCCCGAACGCGAGTCGCGGAGCGAGCCTACGGCAAGGGGTGGCGAACGTACGACCTGCCGGCGTGTGCGCACGCGGAGTCGACCGCCGACGGCCGGCCCCGCTGCGCGGAGTTCGAGCGGATCGTCGATCCGAGTCGAGCCTGCGGAGCGGCGTGTTCCGCCCGCGATCCCGGAACGAGGCCCGACGTCGACGCCGACGAACTGCGGGACGAACGGACGCCCTGGCGGCGGGACCCACCCGGCGTCGTGCGCCGGCAGGCGGGACTCGATCGGTTCGGATGA
- a CDS encoding TQO small subunit DoxD → MATSIQANLANPLEFDLQGTLAGYWVAVLRVVTGYWFLHAGITKFAFIAGEPFSAQGYLVNAPAASPIQGFLVWAGQTPWLLEFTNFMIPVGETLIGLGLVAGALVRLASFFGGVLMVFFYLGNASWSHGLVNGDLMGLLLFVTVGILGAGRVLGLDAILEQTELGKKRIAKCLLG, encoded by the coding sequence ATGGCAACTTCCATACAAGCCAACCTGGCGAATCCGTTGGAGTTCGACCTGCAAGGGACGCTCGCAGGCTACTGGGTCGCCGTCCTCCGCGTCGTGACGGGCTACTGGTTCCTCCACGCGGGGATCACCAAGTTCGCGTTCATCGCGGGCGAGCCGTTCAGCGCGCAGGGGTACCTCGTCAACGCCCCCGCTGCCAGCCCCATCCAGGGCTTCCTCGTCTGGGCCGGACAGACGCCGTGGCTCCTGGAGTTCACGAACTTTATGATCCCGGTGGGAGAGACGCTCATCGGCCTCGGGCTGGTCGCCGGCGCGCTCGTCCGGCTGGCGAGCTTCTTCGGCGGCGTCCTGATGGTGTTCTTCTACCTCGGGAACGCCAGTTGGTCGCACGGGCTGGTCAACGGCGACCTGATGGGTCTGCTGCTGTTCGTCACGGTGGGGATCCTCGGCGCGGGTCGCGTCCTCGGGCTGGACGCCATCCTCGAGCAGACCGAACTCGGGAAGAAGCGCATCGCGAAGTGCCTGCTCGGGTAG
- a CDS encoding MBL fold metallo-hydrolase, with amino-acid sequence MRVTLLGTGDTTGTPTVGCDCGTCAEARRRGVERTRFSVHVENERTGETLLVDFSPDFRHQFLTQEVALPDAGIVTHIHFDHLDGLGNAYRLFDDLPVYAADEIDPQTEESVAETVSRKYDYLDRVSVHARSPFEPFAVCGLEVTLVPVDHPPLLCYGLAVEDPETGAKLSLSGDTSYGVPEESRTVLDDPDLLLADGIVPASLSEHHPRGGKHFDDAGVPRTFGQKHMTREGALDLAADLSASETRIVHTAHFYPAEEAFEEPLAVDGETYEL; translated from the coding sequence ATGCGGGTCACTCTCCTCGGGACGGGCGATACGACCGGGACCCCGACCGTGGGGTGCGACTGCGGGACGTGCGCCGAAGCGCGCCGCCGCGGCGTCGAACGCACCCGGTTTTCGGTCCACGTCGAGAACGAGCGGACCGGCGAGACGCTGCTCGTCGACTTCAGCCCGGACTTCCGTCACCAGTTTCTGACCCAGGAGGTTGCCCTTCCGGACGCCGGGATCGTCACGCACATTCACTTCGACCACCTCGACGGACTGGGCAACGCCTATCGCCTGTTCGACGACCTCCCGGTCTACGCCGCCGACGAGATCGACCCGCAGACCGAAGAGAGCGTCGCCGAGACCGTCTCGCGAAAGTACGACTACCTGGATCGCGTGAGCGTCCACGCTCGCTCTCCTTTCGAACCGTTCGCGGTCTGCGGGCTGGAGGTGACGCTCGTCCCCGTCGACCACCCGCCGCTGCTCTGTTACGGTCTCGCGGTCGAGGACCCCGAGACGGGGGCGAAGCTGTCGCTTTCGGGCGACACGAGCTACGGGGTCCCCGAGGAGTCGCGGACCGTCCTCGACGACCCCGACCTACTCCTCGCGGACGGCATCGTTCCGGCGTCGTTGAGCGAACACCACCCGCGCGGCGGGAAACACTTCGACGACGCCGGCGTCCCGCGAACCTTCGGGCAGAAACATATGACCAGAGAGGGCGCGTTGGACCTCGCCGCAGACCTCTCCGCCTCGGAGACGCGTATCGTCCACACGGCGCATTTCTATCCCGCCGAGGAGGCGTTCGAGGAACCGCTGGCGGTCGACGGCGAGACCTACGAGTTGTGA
- a CDS encoding DUF7553 family protein has product MSHELLQEASERLRQAAEATSGDDVQRRVYDQSDALATLAARDRTPDHGRLARHMNVLAELAEETDGAAHEAVVDARSKVSEFREGVEGV; this is encoded by the coding sequence ATGTCTCACGAACTGCTGCAGGAGGCGAGCGAGCGCCTCCGACAGGCGGCGGAAGCGACGAGCGGCGACGACGTCCAGCGCCGCGTGTACGACCAGTCGGACGCGCTCGCGACGCTCGCGGCGCGGGATCGCACGCCCGACCACGGTCGCCTGGCTCGGCACATGAACGTCCTCGCCGAACTCGCCGAGGAGACCGACGGAGCGGCCCACGAGGCGGTCGTCGACGCCCGCTCGAAGGTGTCCGAGTTCCGCGAGGGCGTCGAAGGCGTCTGA
- a CDS encoding transcription antitermination protein, translating into MNGADLAAELRDEHETAFSRLGSSKAMYALTGGEMDGDRVRAAAATDALALAATLDTWIENTDSGATADLFADLAEDARGHAAAVAEDPELDEQPRLYDALSGLDSAPARLGGLLGRYLVAGEHAGQMVGFFVGDADPMAADDFRDLRSALEAERDRVVDALDAECASEAEWERARGAADAVIEAAYADYVETLESMGIKPKNVC; encoded by the coding sequence ATGAACGGAGCCGACCTCGCGGCGGAACTGCGCGACGAACACGAGACGGCGTTCTCGCGGCTGGGTTCCTCGAAGGCGATGTACGCCCTGACCGGCGGCGAGATGGACGGCGACCGCGTCCGCGCGGCGGCCGCGACCGACGCGCTCGCGCTCGCGGCGACGCTCGACACGTGGATCGAGAACACGGATTCGGGAGCGACGGCCGACCTGTTCGCGGACCTCGCCGAGGACGCCCGCGGGCACGCCGCGGCCGTCGCCGAGGACCCCGAACTCGACGAGCAGCCCCGACTGTACGACGCCCTCTCGGGACTCGACTCGGCACCGGCCCGGCTCGGCGGGCTGCTCGGCCGCTACCTCGTCGCCGGCGAGCACGCGGGGCAGATGGTCGGCTTCTTCGTCGGCGACGCCGACCCGATGGCCGCCGACGACTTCCGCGACCTCCGTTCGGCGTTGGAGGCCGAACGGGACCGCGTCGTCGACGCCCTCGACGCCGAGTGTGCGTCGGAAGCGGAGTGGGAACGCGCCCGCGGCGCCGCCGACGCGGTGATCGAAGCCGCCTACGCGGACTACGTCGAGACGCTCGAATCGATGGGCATCAAGCCGAAGAACGTCTGCTGA
- a CDS encoding stage II sporulation protein M, with translation MNPSTALRTGGRLLWERSASVIPVYLLASGLYGVARVPFLVAGLLAVWFLGTTGRLDPFVDVLRETGAGPGSVSPDPAEVERIAPDLGEAVAGLLTPETVALLVAGGLLSLLLALLASAVGGAAAVGGLYGLLRGEDGVRAAVDGARRYWRSILGVRLLLLAALAGVGLPLVGFFAAVGGFVTTTMAAASSTGTTRSWAVLGLAVLLGLFALLVGALLVAGVYVLFAFAEQAVVVDDVGTVAAVRRSVRFPFRRPWDALGYVAVAFGALVVSGAIGSSAAAFGATRVTALVGAVLLPPVVDGFKTSLYAERELPSDAELARPEERLRAAFVGGLRAVGGFVRGHPAANLASLGVFAAGGLVGWRATSSFGLSLPIGGDVANVFGSFPLGTFFNLAVNNWLVAADLAYSGLAVGVPAVVGLGFNGIVVGAVGGVFDPVAFVALVAPHGVVEIPAIVVGGALGLWLGGVVLGVVRRRGHGDDVAAAIREAYRVLLGLVPLFVLAAFIEAFLTPAIASLVLGG, from the coding sequence GTGAATCCCTCCACCGCCCTCCGGACCGGCGGCCGGTTGCTCTGGGAGCGATCGGCGTCGGTGATCCCCGTGTATCTGCTCGCGTCCGGGCTGTACGGCGTCGCCCGCGTGCCGTTCCTCGTGGCCGGTCTGCTCGCCGTCTGGTTTCTCGGGACGACCGGCCGACTCGACCCCTTCGTCGACGTGCTCCGGGAGACGGGGGCGGGGCCGGGGTCGGTGTCCCCAGATCCGGCCGAGGTCGAACGGATCGCTCCCGACCTGGGGGAGGCAGTCGCCGGGCTCCTGACGCCCGAAACCGTGGCGCTCCTCGTCGCGGGCGGACTGCTCTCCCTCCTCCTGGCGCTCCTCGCTTCGGCGGTCGGAGGGGCTGCCGCCGTCGGCGGCCTGTACGGGCTGTTGCGCGGTGAGGACGGCGTCCGCGCGGCGGTCGACGGCGCGCGGCGGTACTGGCGTTCGATCCTCGGAGTCAGACTCCTGCTCCTCGCCGCGCTCGCGGGCGTCGGCCTCCCGCTCGTCGGTTTCTTCGCTGCCGTCGGGGGATTCGTCACCACGACGATGGCCGCCGCGTCGTCCACCGGAACCACTCGGTCGTGGGCGGTGCTTGGGCTCGCCGTCCTCCTCGGGCTCTTCGCCCTCCTCGTCGGTGCGCTGCTCGTCGCCGGGGTCTACGTCCTCTTCGCGTTCGCCGAGCAGGCGGTCGTCGTCGACGACGTCGGGACGGTGGCGGCGGTCCGGCGAAGCGTCCGGTTCCCCTTCCGCCGACCGTGGGACGCGCTCGGGTACGTCGCCGTCGCGTTCGGCGCGCTCGTCGTCTCCGGCGCAATCGGGAGTTCGGCGGCGGCGTTCGGCGCGACGCGGGTGACGGCCCTCGTCGGGGCGGTCCTCCTTCCGCCGGTCGTCGACGGCTTCAAGACCTCGCTGTACGCCGAGCGAGAGCTCCCGTCGGACGCCGAACTGGCCCGCCCCGAAGAACGACTGCGCGCGGCGTTCGTCGGCGGACTCCGCGCCGTCGGCGGATTCGTCCGGGGGCATCCGGCCGCGAACCTCGCGTCGCTCGGCGTCTTCGCTGCCGGCGGCCTCGTCGGCTGGCGCGCCACGTCGTCGTTCGGGCTTTCGCTCCCGATCGGCGGCGACGTCGCGAACGTCTTCGGTTCCTTCCCGCTCGGGACGTTCTTCAACCTCGCGGTGAACAACTGGCTGGTCGCCGCCGATCTGGCTTACAGCGGCCTCGCGGTCGGCGTCCCCGCGGTCGTCGGCCTCGGGTTCAACGGAATCGTCGTGGGTGCCGTCGGCGGTGTCTTCGATCCCGTCGCCTTCGTCGCGCTCGTCGCGCCCCACGGCGTCGTCGAAATCCCCGCGATCGTCGTCGGCGGCGCGCTCGGACTCTGGCTGGGGGGCGTCGTCCTCGGCGTCGTTCGGCGACGAGGCCACGGCGACGACGTTGCCGCGGCGATCCGCGAGGCCTACCGGGTGCTCCTCGGACTGGTTCCGCTGTTCGTCCTCGCGGCGTTCATCGAGGCGTTCCTCACGCCGGCGATCGCGAGCCTCGTGCTCGGCGGCTAA
- a CDS encoding PLDc N-terminal domain-containing protein yields the protein MPSTVLLQSGAAGLFAIFGLFLLLVGLALVVWTYQDAQKNSSHPAFLWAIVVFLAPILGIVLYLLLGRDGR from the coding sequence GTGCCCTCCACCGTACTCCTGCAGTCCGGAGCAGCCGGCTTGTTCGCCATTTTCGGCTTGTTCCTGCTGCTCGTCGGCCTCGCCCTGGTCGTGTGGACGTATCAGGACGCACAGAAGAACAGCAGCCACCCGGCGTTCCTCTGGGCTATCGTCGTCTTCCTCGCGCCGATACTCGGAATCGTACTGTATCTCCTCCTCGGTCGCGACGGGCGATAG
- a CDS encoding sulfurtransferase: MTDDGYAKDVLVSPEWVEDNLDAFQSDDPDHRLVEVDVDTEAYDESHAPGAIGFNWESQLQDQTNRDILDKDDFEDLLGSHGISEDSTVVLYGDNSNWFAAYTYWQFKYYGHEDVKLLNGGRDYWIDNDYPTTDEVPDFSPVDYTAKGPFESIRAYRDDVDHAVDEGLPLVDVRSPEEFRGDILAPPGLQETAQRGGHIPGAQNISWAATVNDDGTFKSAEELRELYADQGIDGSETTVAYCRIGERSSIAWFALHELLGYDEVVNYDGSWTEWGNLVGAPIETGDAE; this comes from the coding sequence ATGACAGACGACGGTTACGCCAAAGACGTGCTCGTGTCCCCGGAGTGGGTGGAAGACAACCTCGACGCATTCCAGAGCGACGACCCCGACCATCGCCTGGTGGAAGTCGACGTCGACACCGAGGCGTACGACGAGAGCCACGCGCCCGGCGCGATCGGGTTCAACTGGGAGAGCCAACTCCAGGATCAGACGAACCGCGACATCCTCGACAAGGACGACTTCGAGGACCTGCTCGGCAGCCACGGCATCTCCGAGGACTCCACCGTGGTGCTGTACGGCGACAACTCCAACTGGTTCGCCGCCTACACCTACTGGCAGTTCAAGTACTACGGCCACGAGGACGTGAAACTCCTGAACGGCGGCCGCGACTACTGGATCGACAACGACTACCCGACCACCGACGAAGTCCCGGACTTCTCCCCCGTCGACTACACTGCGAAGGGGCCGTTCGAGTCCATTCGCGCGTACCGCGACGACGTCGACCACGCCGTCGACGAGGGACTGCCCCTGGTGGACGTCCGCTCGCCCGAGGAGTTCCGCGGCGACATCCTCGCGCCGCCGGGACTGCAGGAGACGGCCCAGCGCGGCGGCCACATCCCCGGCGCGCAGAACATCTCGTGGGCGGCGACCGTCAACGACGACGGGACGTTCAAGTCCGCCGAGGAACTGCGGGAACTCTACGCCGACCAGGGCATCGACGGCTCCGAGACGACCGTCGCCTACTGCCGGATCGGCGAGCGCTCCTCGATCGCGTGGTTCGCCCTCCACGAACTGCTCGGCTACGACGAGGTCGTCAACTACGACGGCTCCTGGACGGAGTGGGGCAACCTCGTCGGCGCGCCGATCGAGACGGGCGACGCCGAGTAA
- a CDS encoding sulfurtransferase, with product MYENVVVSADWLAERLDEVRVIDVRDAWEFDGIGHVPGAANVPFAEFRSEAGDEGMLPGRETWESLLSTAGVGPDDDVVAYDDTHGVFAARFLVTAELYGHPPERLHLLDGDFSAWNREHETTGESSSPAATDYAVREPEHSPLVDYETVRDALGDDGTVIVDTRDPAEYAEGHLPGAVNLDWRELVDDETRGLKPESELRGILETAGIAPDGRVLLYCNTARRISHTYVVLRSLGYADVGFYEGSLTEWTERGGPVETA from the coding sequence ATGTACGAGAACGTCGTCGTCTCGGCCGACTGGCTGGCCGAGCGACTCGACGAGGTACGCGTGATCGACGTCCGCGACGCCTGGGAGTTCGACGGCATCGGCCACGTCCCGGGCGCGGCGAACGTTCCCTTCGCGGAGTTCCGCAGCGAGGCGGGCGACGAGGGGATGCTCCCCGGGCGGGAAACGTGGGAGTCGCTCCTTTCGACCGCCGGCGTCGGCCCCGACGACGACGTCGTCGCCTACGACGACACCCACGGGGTCTTCGCCGCCAGGTTCCTCGTGACGGCCGAACTGTACGGCCACCCGCCAGAGCGTCTTCACCTCCTCGACGGCGACTTCAGCGCCTGGAACCGGGAGCACGAGACGACGGGCGAGTCGTCGTCGCCGGCGGCGACCGACTACGCGGTCCGCGAGCCCGAGCACTCTCCGCTCGTCGACTACGAGACGGTCCGCGACGCGCTCGGCGACGACGGAACCGTGATCGTCGACACCCGCGACCCGGCGGAGTACGCCGAGGGCCACCTCCCCGGCGCGGTCAATCTCGACTGGCGGGAACTCGTCGACGACGAGACGCGCGGGCTGAAACCCGAGTCCGAACTGCGGGGGATCCTCGAAACCGCCGGCATCGCTCCCGACGGGCGCGTCCTGCTGTACTGCAACACCGCGCGGCGGATCAGTCACACGTACGTCGTCCTGCGGTCGCTCGGCTACGCGGACGTCGGCTTCTACGAGGGGAGCCTGACCGAGTGGACCGAGCGGGGCGGGCCGGTCGAGACGGCGTAG